A genomic segment from Cinclus cinclus chromosome 11, bCinCin1.1, whole genome shotgun sequence encodes:
- the LOC134048143 gene encoding skin secretory protein xP2-like produces MEPLGDAEIYGDAEIHGDAEIHGDAEVHGDAEIHGDAEVHGDAEIHGDAEIHGDAEVHGDAEVHGDAEIHGDAEIHGDAEVHGDAEVHVDAEVHGDAEVHVDAEVHGDAEVHGDAEVHGDAEIHGDAEIHGDAEVHGDAEVRGDAEVHGDAEIRGDAEVHGDAEIRGDAEVHGDAEIHGDAEIHGDAEVRGDAEVRGDAEVHGDAEIHGDAEVHVDAEVHGDAEVRGDAEVHPSPWGRCPSHAGAGGCLEEAVTHWVTRGTEGPAPRLEQPVLGGLQPKEGESQVPAVLRGTHIAAGAV; encoded by the exons ATGGAG cccctgggggatgcagagatctaCGGAGATGCAGaaatccatggggatgcagagatccatggagATGCAGaggtccatggggatgcagagatccatggagATGCAGaggtccatggggatgcagagatccatggggatgcagagatccatggagATGCAGAGGTCCATGGAGATGCAGag gtccatggggatgcagagatccatggggatgcagagatccatggagATGCAGAGGTCCATGGAGATGCAGAGGTCCATGTTGATGCAGAGGTCCATGGAGATGCAGAGGTCCATGTTGATGCAGaggtccatggggatgcagaggtCCATGGAGATGCAGaggtccatggggatgcagagatccatggggatgcagagatccatggagATGCAGaggtccatggggatgcagaggtCCGTGGAGATGCAGaggtccatggggatgcagagatccgTGGAGATGCAGaggtccatggggatgcagagatccgTGGAGATGCAGaggtccatggggatgcagagatccatggggatgcagagatccatggagATGCAGAGGTCCGTGGAGATGCAGAGGTCCGTGGAGATGCAGaggtccatggggatgcagagatccatggagATGCAGAGGTCCATGTTGATGCAGaggtccatggggatgcagaggtCCGTGGGGATGCAGAAGTCCATCCCAGCCCGTGGGGAAGGTGCCCatcccatgctggagcaggtggatgcctggaggaggctgtgacccaTTGGGTGACCCGGGGGACAGAGggccctgctcccaggctggagcagcctgtccttggaggactgcagccCAAGGAAGGAGAAAGCCAGGTCCCAGCAGTTTTGAGAGGGACTCACATTGCAGCAGGTGCAGTGTGA
- the SLC7A9 gene encoding B(0,+)-type amino acid transporter 1, which yields MGEESLRKRRGDDKGREDGQSIQSHEPQTMNLQKQVGLVSGICMIVGTIIGSGIFVSPKSVLANVEAVGPCLVVWAACGVLATLGALCFAELGTMITKSGGEYPYLMEAFGPIPAFLFSWTSLLVTKPSSFAIICLSFAEYASAPFYPGCDPPQAVIKCLAAAAIVVITIVNSLSVKLGSYLQNFLTAAKMIIVTIIIVSGIVLLAQGKTENFKDSFKDSKISVSSISLAFYNGLWAYDGWNQLNYITEELKNPYRNLPLSIIIGIPLVTVCYVLINISYFTVMTSTELLQSQAVAVTFGDRVLYPASWIVPLFVVFSTLGSANGTCFTAGRLVYVAGREGHMLKVLSYISVKRLTPAPAIIFYGAIAIIYIIPGDIDTLINYFSFAVWIFYGLTVLALIVMRFTRKNLRRPIKIPIIIPVIVTLVSILLVLAPIISAPELAYLYCTLFILSGLIVYALFVHLKFDWPQKISNPITMHLQMLLEVVPEEEVTE from the exons ATGGGTGAAGAAAGCTTGAGGAAAAGAAGAGGAGATGACAAAGGAAGAGAGGACGGACAATCCATTCAGAGCCATGAACCCCAAACGATGAACCTCCAAAAGCAG GTGGGCCTCGTTAGTGGAATCTGTATGATTGTTGGTACAATTATTGGCTCAGGTATTTTCGTCTCTCCAAAATCGGTGCTTGCCAATGTTGAAGCTGTGGGTCCTTGTTTAGTAGTCTGGGCAGCCTGTGGAGTTCTGGCAACACTAG GTGCACTTTGTTTTGCTGAGCTTGGTACAATGATCACAAAGTCTGGGGGAGAATATCCTTACCTTATGGAGGCATTTGGTCCAATtccagcatttttgttttcttggacAAGCTTGCTGGTTACAAAACCCAGTTCATTTGCAATCATCTGTCTCAGCTTCGCGGAGTATGCATCAGCTCCTTTTTATCCAGGCTGTGATCCCCCCCAGGCTGTCATCAAGTGCCTTGCAGCAGCTGCTATTG tgGTAATTACAATTGTGAATTCACTGAGTGTGAAGCTGGGAAGTTACCTTCAGAATTTTCTCACAGCTGCTAAAATGATCATTGTCACAATCATTATTGTAAGTGGAATTGTTCTCCTTGCACAAG ggaaaactgaaaatttcaaGGATTCTTTTAAGGACAGTAAAATTTCTGTTAGCTCTATCAGTTTGGCATTTTATAATGGACTCTGGGCATATGATGGATG gaatcAACTCAATTACATCACAGAGGAACTTAAAAACCCTTACAG AAATCTACCACTGTCTATAATTATTGGAATCCCCTTGGTTACAGTTTGTTACGTTCTGATAAACATTTCCTATTTCACCGTAATGACTTCGACAGAACTTCTGCAGTCCCAGGCAGTTGCTGTG ACATTTGGAGATAGAGTCCTTTATCCAGCCTCTTGGATAGTTCCTCTCTTTGTGGTGTTTTCGACACTTGGATCTGCCAATGGCACCTGTTTTACTGCAGGCAG ACTTGTTTATGTTGCAGGTCGTGAAGGGCACATGCTAAAGGTCCTATCTTACATTAGTGTTAAGCGCTTAACACCAGCACCTGCTATCATATTTTAT ggGGCCATTgctattatttatattattccTGGTGACATTGATACGCTCATAAATTACTTTAGTTTTGCAGTCTGGATATTTTATGGTTTAACTGTACTTGCACTAATTGTTATGAGGTTTACAAGGAAGAATCTCAGGAGACCTATCAAG ATACCCATCATCATTCCTGTCATAGTGACACTGGTCTCAATTTTACTGGTATTGGCACCAATCATCAGTGCACCTGAACTGGCCTATTTGTACTGTACTTTATTTATACTTAGTGGACTTATAGTTTATGCActttttgttcatttaaaaTTCGACTGGCCACAAAAAATATCAA ATCCCATCACTATGCACCTCCAGATGCTTTTGGAAGTTGTTCCAGAAGAGGAAGTTactgaatga